The following proteins are co-located in the Brachybacterium sacelli genome:
- a CDS encoding GNAT family N-acetyltransferase, which produces MTRWRTRPERPDDASAIRAVTTAAFPTSEEADLIEALRADPTAWIPELSTVACDEDGRVVAHALLTRASVGGESALALAPCAVLPAFQRRGAGSAAIRAGLEAARAQGENLVVVLGHPAYYPRFGFTPATGVGITAPFDAPEEAFLALALDPARPAPSGAIVYPAAFGV; this is translated from the coding sequence ATGACCCGCTGGCGAACCCGGCCCGAACGCCCCGACGACGCGTCGGCGATCCGCGCCGTGACCACCGCCGCCTTCCCCACCTCGGAGGAGGCGGACCTGATCGAGGCGCTGCGGGCGGACCCGACGGCATGGATCCCGGAGCTGTCCACCGTTGCCTGCGACGAGGACGGCCGCGTCGTCGCCCACGCCCTGCTGACCCGGGCGAGCGTCGGCGGAGAGTCGGCGTTGGCCCTCGCCCCCTGCGCCGTGCTGCCCGCCTTCCAGCGCCGCGGAGCGGGATCCGCCGCGATCCGGGCGGGCCTCGAGGCGGCGCGCGCCCAGGGCGAGAACCTCGTCGTGGTGCTCGGCCACCCGGCGTACTACCCCCGCTTCGGATTCACCCCGGCCACCGGCGTCGGCATCACCGCCCCCTTCGACGCGCCGGAGGAGGCGTTCCTGGCCCTCGCCCTGGATCCGGCACGACCGGCACCGTCCGGAGCGATCGTCTACCCCGCCGCCTTCGGGGTGTGA
- a CDS encoding glutamine amidotransferase produces MKPFVQIATRPEGDVALTERASVLAFSGLREENLIWARLDRDPFPDLHAGDISGIILCGSPFTVSDPSEVKSAAEKRAEAEIFRVLDRVIAEDIPFLGACYGIGTLGVHQGARIDRTFGEPLGAVEVTLTHDGREDPLVREAELSDTFTGLVGHKEAVHTLPEHATALATGATAPVQMFRVGTRQYATQFHPELDIASIIERARVYRDHGYFSPDEMEDIFTALQSRTADEPPRLLRAFAQLFAD; encoded by the coding sequence GTGAAACCGTTCGTGCAGATCGCCACCCGACCCGAGGGCGACGTCGCCCTCACCGAACGGGCCTCGGTGCTCGCCTTCAGCGGGTTGCGCGAAGAGAACCTGATCTGGGCGCGGCTCGACCGCGATCCCTTCCCCGACCTGCACGCCGGCGACATCTCCGGGATCATCCTGTGCGGCAGCCCCTTCACCGTCTCCGACCCGTCGGAGGTTAAGTCCGCCGCGGAGAAGCGCGCCGAGGCCGAGATCTTCCGGGTGCTCGACCGGGTGATCGCCGAGGACATCCCCTTCCTCGGCGCCTGCTACGGGATCGGCACCCTCGGCGTCCATCAGGGCGCGCGCATCGACCGCACCTTCGGGGAGCCGCTCGGCGCCGTCGAGGTGACCCTCACGCACGACGGGCGCGAGGACCCACTGGTCAGGGAGGCGGAGTTGAGCGACACCTTCACCGGCCTCGTCGGCCACAAGGAAGCCGTGCACACCCTGCCCGAGCATGCGACCGCGCTCGCCACCGGGGCCACCGCCCCCGTGCAGATGTTCCGCGTCGGCACCCGGCAGTACGCCACCCAGTTCCATCCCGAGCTCGATATCGCCTCGATCATCGAGCGAGCCCGTGTCTACCGCGACCACGGGTACTTCTCGCCCGACGAGATGGAGGACATCTTCACCGCCCTTCAGAGCCGCACCGCCGACGAGCCGCCGCGGCTCCTGCGCGCCTTCGCCCAGCTGTTCGCCGACTGA
- a CDS encoding glycoside hydrolase family 25 protein, producing the protein MPRFTPEQVRRRQLVAGALAVILVAVLGGCTALLVGAVRGGGGEVAEQRQPFEADDTAMEVATTGTDARAVENLPGGIALGADEVMGVDVSAHQGEIDWEKVAADGYGFAYLKATEGAGYTDSTFAQNWDGARAAGVTPGAYHYFTLCSSGEEQAADFLAAAPPDDSALPPALDLEFDGACEERPGGVDAQAEIDAFTAKVEEAWGRRLVIYSSSEWRSHYGLPVTDPRPDWLFSAGGRPPQSDWAVWQLRFDGRVSGIEGGVDIDVARIEQVREGAEIPEDGGAITHQVSEE; encoded by the coding sequence GTGCCCCGATTCACTCCCGAGCAGGTCCGACGCCGCCAACTCGTCGCCGGTGCCCTCGCAGTGATCCTGGTCGCCGTCCTCGGCGGCTGCACCGCACTTCTCGTCGGAGCCGTCCGCGGTGGGGGCGGGGAGGTCGCCGAGCAGCGACAGCCCTTCGAGGCGGACGACACCGCGATGGAGGTCGCCACCACCGGCACCGACGCCCGTGCCGTGGAGAATCTCCCCGGCGGCATCGCGCTCGGCGCGGACGAGGTGATGGGCGTGGACGTCTCCGCCCACCAGGGCGAGATCGACTGGGAGAAGGTCGCCGCCGACGGGTACGGCTTCGCCTACCTCAAGGCCACCGAGGGAGCTGGCTACACCGACTCCACCTTCGCCCAGAATTGGGACGGCGCCCGCGCCGCCGGCGTCACTCCCGGGGCCTACCACTACTTCACGCTGTGCTCCTCGGGCGAGGAGCAGGCCGCTGACTTCCTCGCGGCCGCGCCCCCGGACGACTCCGCGCTCCCACCCGCGCTCGACCTCGAGTTCGACGGCGCCTGCGAGGAACGCCCAGGTGGCGTCGACGCGCAGGCGGAGATCGACGCCTTCACCGCGAAGGTCGAGGAGGCCTGGGGTCGACGCCTGGTCATCTACTCCTCCAGCGAATGGCGCAGCCACTACGGTCTGCCGGTCACCGACCCCCGCCCGGACTGGCTGTTCTCCGCCGGAGGGCGCCCCCCGCAGTCCGACTGGGCGGTGTGGCAGCTGCGCTTCGACGGAAGGGTGTCCGGGATCGAGGGCGGCGTGGACATCGACGTCGCCCGGATCGAGCAGGTGCGCGAGGGTGCTGAGATCCCCGAGGACGGCGGCGCGATCACGCACCAGGTCAGCGAGGAGTAG
- a CDS encoding DsbA family protein codes for MPPNRSRTPLIIAIIAGVACLGLALIVVIALVIGGVLFTSGDDGDEQGGSSSSSSQELVPPPGVAEDQPYLELGTSADGPVVDVYVDFLCPHCATFEDLHGEDLTQLASDGEITLRVHPRPMLDANSSPAGYSSRAANAAVCAYAEDPAQWSAAETALFENQPGEEGLTDEELTSVIDEATGLDVSSCITEGTYVPWIQDVVEPEALETTQGTPTVLIDGEMFTGDLAEPGSVRSAIEQA; via the coding sequence ATGCCCCCGAACCGTTCCCGCACTCCGCTCATCATCGCGATCATCGCCGGTGTGGCGTGCCTGGGGCTCGCCCTGATCGTCGTGATCGCACTCGTCATCGGCGGGGTCCTGTTCACCTCCGGCGACGACGGCGATGAGCAGGGCGGCTCCTCCTCGAGCTCCTCCCAGGAGCTGGTTCCTCCTCCGGGGGTCGCCGAGGACCAGCCGTACCTCGAGCTCGGCACCTCGGCCGACGGACCGGTGGTCGATGTCTACGTCGACTTCCTCTGCCCGCACTGCGCGACCTTCGAGGACCTCCACGGCGAGGACCTCACTCAGCTGGCGAGCGACGGCGAGATCACCCTGCGCGTGCACCCGCGGCCCATGCTCGATGCCAACTCCAGCCCCGCCGGGTACTCGAGCCGTGCGGCGAACGCGGCCGTCTGCGCCTATGCGGAGGATCCGGCGCAGTGGTCCGCGGCCGAGACGGCGCTGTTCGAGAATCAGCCGGGCGAGGAGGGACTCACCGACGAGGAGCTGACCTCCGTGATCGACGAGGCGACCGGCCTGGACGTCTCCTCGTGCATCACCGAGGGCACCTACGTTCCCTGGATCCAGGACGTCGTCGAACCCGAGGCGCTGGAGACCACACAGGGAACACCGACGGTGCTCATCGACGGCGAGATGTTCACCGGGGACCTCGCCGAGCCCGGCTCCGTGAGGTCGGCGATCGAACAAGCCTGA